The Halalkalibaculum roseum genome window below encodes:
- a CDS encoding helix-turn-helix transcriptional regulator yields MKNRLKVLRAERDWTQADLADALEVSRQTVNAIETGKYDPSLPLAFKMARLFDKRIEEIFQDEEGN; encoded by the coding sequence ATGAAGAATCGCTTAAAGGTACTTCGAGCTGAACGTGACTGGACCCAGGCAGATCTGGCCGATGCCCTAGAGGTATCACGCCAAACGGTAAATGCCATAGAGACTGGTAAATATGACCCGAGTTTGCCTTTGGCTTTTAAAATGGCCAGGTTATTCGACAAAAGGATTGAAGAAATATTTCAAGATGAGGAGGGCAATTGA
- a CDS encoding energy transducer TonB, which produces MLPFYKKANIKKYYTVLLEVGMILSLLIFIALMRVPLKSGEGEDLEFTAQDEIVKMEEIEQTEQEKRPPPPPRPQVPVAVPNNEIIEEEVLNIDAEFNIDEELKLPPPPEQEAEKGQEEEEDFFVVVEQMPELIGGIQSLQQMIDYPDKAKKAGIQGKVIIQFIVNEKGEVEDPQVIRGIGGGCDEEALRVVKQAHFKPGKQRGRPVRVQYSLPIYFKLKT; this is translated from the coding sequence ATGTTGCCATTTTATAAGAAAGCGAATATCAAAAAGTACTATACGGTTTTGTTGGAAGTGGGAATGATCCTCAGTTTACTGATCTTCATCGCTTTAATGAGGGTTCCGTTAAAAAGCGGTGAAGGGGAGGATCTCGAATTCACGGCTCAGGATGAAATCGTAAAAATGGAAGAAATCGAACAGACGGAGCAAGAAAAGCGTCCGCCACCGCCGCCCAGACCGCAGGTACCCGTAGCAGTTCCCAATAACGAGATAATTGAGGAAGAGGTACTGAATATTGATGCGGAATTCAATATTGATGAAGAATTGAAATTGCCACCGCCACCTGAACAGGAAGCAGAAAAAGGTCAGGAAGAAGAGGAGGATTTTTTCGTGGTAGTAGAACAGATGCCGGAGCTTATCGGTGGCATCCAATCCCTGCAGCAGATGATAGATTATCCCGACAAGGCAAAAAAAGCCGGTATACAGGGAAAGGTTATCATTCAGTTTATCGTAAATGAAAAAGGAGAGGTTGAAGATCCGCAGGTCATTCGAGGCATCGGAGGTGGTTGCGACGAGGAAGCACTCCGTGTGGTCAAGCAGGCCCATTTCAAACCGGGCAAACAGCGCGGTCGTCCGGTACGGGTTCAATATAGCCTACCGATCTACTTTAAATTGAAAACCTAA
- a CDS encoding aminoacyl-tRNA deacylase, translating to MALSKLTDYLDKHGKKYVVVSHSEAFTAQEVAASAHIPGKDMVKTVMVKADGDMKMVVLPSTHDVDFNAIREALDAGDVELASEDEFKSLFPESETGAMPPFGNLYDMDTLVAESLTDDEIIAFNAGNHREVIKLAYSDYEELVQPEILKLGVKHT from the coding sequence ATGGCACTGAGCAAACTAACTGACTACCTCGACAAACACGGTAAAAAATATGTGGTTGTTTCCCACTCCGAAGCATTCACAGCCCAGGAAGTGGCCGCTTCCGCTCATATTCCGGGTAAGGACATGGTAAAAACCGTTATGGTAAAGGCCGACGGCGATATGAAGATGGTGGTACTGCCATCCACTCATGACGTTGACTTTAATGCAATCCGGGAAGCCCTGGATGCCGGCGATGTGGAATTGGCTTCTGAAGATGAGTTCAAAAGCCTGTTCCCGGAATCCGAAACCGGGGCCATGCCGCCATTCGGCAACTTATATGATATGGATACCCTTGTGGCTGAGTCGCTGACGGATGACGAAATCATCGCATTCAATGCCGGTAATCACAGGGAAGTGATTAAGCTGGCTTACAGCGACTATGAAGAACTTGTTCAGCCGGAAATTCTGAAGCTAGGTGTCAAGCACACCTAA